GGTTCTCAGATATATGTAGTACAGCCTTATCATCTTgagcttcattatcttcatttatatcaTGCTTAATGTTGGGTAAtagataatttttatcttttgcaTAGTCAATGATACGATCCCATAATCTAAACAAAGGGATAtggtttatatctttatttttgaacCATATGTTTAGTATAGAAATTATGCATGGGCAATTTAATACATTCATTAAGCTGtgatattcttttttaaatataaagtcATTAGAGTCTGAAATATATGGCACATTATaggaatattgatattgatacctcAAAGTTAAAGGATCACGGGGTAATTGTTTGACTATTTGAATTGAATCATTCCTGTTGACCAAAGAAATATTTCTGATATCCACTTTCCTATTCGAAACAAGTGATTCAATATCTATTAAAAACAACATTATAGAATATAATGCATGATAATTTTCAATAATATCCATGTTACATTTCTTGTTGACAGACCCCGTATCCATTTTACCATATGATGTAATTTTCAGTCTTATTGCCATAATACATTCTTGTATAGTACAAAATGGTTTTCTATATTTCATAATTTGATCCTTGAGACAATCTTTAATAGCACAAGTGGGGTATTCTGATATCTGCAATTTTTTCGTGATATCCAAACCCATAAGAATATCCCAATCATTTTCCGTTACAGGACTATGTGGAGCAGGTTTCTTGTACATCAACCgtttttccctctttgccttaaaaagagaaagtattatataaataaaaagaaaatatcacatcGAAAGAATCcgttataaaacaatatatattgagtttctatatatatatatatatatatatatatgtatatatcttacctGTTCGATAGCAGCATAACCCAATTTTCGAATATAGGGACAATCGGGATTATACATAGCATGTAGTATCCATGGGTTATCATTCCTTTCCCAATTACATATACCGAGATTGCAGTGGAAGCAATAAACATGATCACGGTATCctggaatatagatatatgaaatattaaggtatcctgaaaagatatataatattatatctattgCTTCATATATtcagaatggatatatatatatatatatatatatatatatatagttaccttTATAGAAGAAGCCAGCTTCTGCTATACTTGCTATTGGTATAATTGGCATTCGTATAATGGGATCTAGCAGAGGCCATTTATCAAGAGTTTGTTCACGACACTTCGGTGTTATATATTCTTTGTGAAATGGTTCAGAACTGTTGTTTATCGAGGAGGTAGCTACTTCATCATAAATCTTGCCACTATCATGACTATTTAAAATTTTATCTAAAATCTTACCTATAGAAATAGGAACATTGCCAACAGCTTCACCTTGTGCAAATTTACAGTTAGGGTTGGATTGGCCATGCATAGTCATTATAGGATACTGTGATCCAAGCTGTTGTGTAGGTGAAATAGTCACACATAttccacaataataacaaatacaatcatTGCCTTTTCTTCTATAAAAAAAGCCAGCTGCGGCTAAATCCTTGGGTTCCGTCAATGTATCTGGCCAATCTATAAAAGTCTCCAATCTTTTCACTTCATATCTTAGATCAGTATTAAATTGTTCAATTACTTTTGATCTTGGAAGTGGAGGTAAATTTCGAGCAAATATACATTCCGGATTCTTCGTTGTATGATATTCCACAATATCATTCACTTTGTTGATCTCGCTAATATCTATTTTCAAGTTACACTTGAAGCAGATCACCGATTGATCATATTTGTAAAAGCCAGCTCTGGCAAAGACTCTTGGATGATGTGTTGCATGAATAATATCTTGAATAGATCTAAATGTATCGTGTCTATCTTGTTCCTTTTCCATCCTTATATATTCTGCATCATTATGACTGATATCACCACTGGGGTTGTTCcatttatagtatattatatttagtCTTCTTATATCACCGTAATATTATATTTAGTCTTCTTATATCACCGTATCATCTAGTATTTACTACTAATCGATACACTCTATTCGATCTAGCACACAAACAATATCTGTAGTATAAATATTTTGTCGagcttagtgtatatatatttttaggcgaTGCCGCTCATCTCAATGACTTATGCGAGAGGATAAATCTTTTATAagtaatatattactatattctctttttattaatatgcgctaatatataatatattatatattatttattattaactatatcgtgtatatatatatatatatatatatatatatatataaaagaataattactatattctctttttcttgatatgtatattttgttgatATACCAGTCTTGTTACACGGATAAGCTTCTCGGTACATTTGTTCGAAAACAATTAGTCGGTAAAATGGTCTAGTTATACAAATAAGCTTGTTAAAATGTCTATGGTGGGTAGTGAATATCTATATAACGATTGTTTGTCGGTAAAATTGCCTCGTTATACAATTAGGCATATTGGGGTGTCCGTTAAATTACCGGTAGGTAACTGTAACGATTGTTTGTCGGTAAAATAGTCTCGTTATATAGTTAGACTTGGTTAAAAATGTCCGTTATTTTTTTGCCAATATGGGGGGAGGGTAAGTTTTCGCGCAGGTGGGTTAATGTCAGGGGCTGGTTATTCAGAGACCGAATATTGTATCTGCTGATTTCAAAAGTGTACGACTTCGGATAACGTTAGAGCTAATGGATTCTATTTCGTTAAATAGTAAACCAAGGAAGGATCCTGCAAAGGTAAGATTATGTGAAGTTATAGACAAGTCCAATAAGTTCATGGGAggttattaaaaataatttatacatttgttaATGTTTCAATTGGTGGTTTAGAAagaattataaatagtaatatttcttaaaattaagaaaacaaaagataaaagtagGTTGACATTTAACGAAGCCATATCtcgtatgtttatattatcagaTATATTAATTGGTGATTAGCGaagaatttacatttattttttttataaaggtcgACAATTAACGAAGCCatatgatgttattttatttgcttgtatatttattaatgatattccgattggtgatttatatttcttcttttcttgaaatagtatatcttttatttataaagGTCGACATTTAACGAAGCTATATTAGTTATTTAATTCTTAAAGATACTTTAattagttgtttatttatatattcaatttcttattgatatttcaaAATTGGTTGTTTATAATTCGACGTAGCCGTATtaactatttcattctatatttttaaagatatttcaaataatagattgtttataatttgacgaagccggccatattattcatttaattctgtattcttatattcatattcctaaagatgtttcaattagttgtatataatttgacgaagccgtattaactatttcattctatatttttaaagatatttcaaataatagattgtttataatttgacgatgccggccatattattcatttaattctgtattcttatattcatattcctaaagatgtttcaattagttgtatataatttgacgaagccgtattaactatttcattctatatttttaaagatatttcaaataatagattgtttataatttgacgatgccggccatattattcatttaattctgtattcttatattcatattcctaaagatattttaattagttgtatataatttgacGAAGTCAGccatattaattatttaatttgataatattattattatgatttagaaATATGCTTTGCCCATGGCTAATGAAAATTATTcattgtgttaatattattatattatgatgtaatattgatatagtcacattactataatattggtatattcttctaatattggtatattcttataatattggtatattcttctaatattggtatattcttataatattgatatattcttataatattggtatattcttctaatattggtatattcttctaatattggtatattcttctaatattggtatattcttctaatattggtatattcttctaatattggtatattcttctaatattggtatattcttataatattggtatattcttataatattggtatattcttataatattggtatattcttataatattggtatattcttataatattggtatattcttctaatattggcatattcttctaattatatagtgttggtattatcatatttttattttatttacaggtTACCCCTATTGTTACTACCTCTACTGCTCCAACCGATTCCACTTCTATTTTTGTTGCTGCTCCAACCGATTCTACTGCTAGTATTATTCATCCTACTGCTGTCTCTGCTACCAACTCTACTGCTACCTCTGCTGATCCCACTGTTATATCatctaatgttattgatgatgatgatacaaatgaagaCAATGAACAAGAGGTTAGTTTTTAATAGTTTATTAATAATCTAAATATGATATTTTTAAAGCTATATatcaatcttattgttatttttattgataatattttaactattataataTTTCAGGATATTGTATATGTTTCAAAGAAACCGTCCGGCAGATTAACACCGAGTGCCAAAGAAAAACAGGTGAAAAAGATATTGGATGGACCAAAAATAGACACCAACAAGTTAATTTGCATCATTTGCAGCAAGGTAAAGACATTCGTATatgagacatatatttatatatatatatatatataaaataatgatatattttcttatattgtatatttttaataactcttataattttctttatatttggcagcaatatgtgaaattgaagaggcatatgagggacgtgcataaaatgacgggaagggacctcgagataaaatacagcgaggcgagaacgtcgcaacacgcctctgtcgccgccggcctccgtctgagcaattgtaacatttgcggcaagggcgtgcggcacatgaagtgccacctgcagaacatgcacggactagagccgggcagcgacgcgtaccgatcggcgctgggcacgaacgccgagcgtctccgcgccccgtccgcggcccggcggcaagcgaaccgggcgaggagagagggcctGGCCAAGATTCCGCTGTCGGTGCAGGCGTGGATCGGTCACGAATCGCGGGGAGGACTGACCGTGGACGAGCGAGGCATGCTGCGCAACATGCGACTGGTGATCGAGATCCTGGCGCGGCATTCGCTGACCGTCATGGACCTGATCGAGCACCGGACGGTCAAGCGATCTTACGAGCTGTTGTACGCCGCGCTGGAGCGGGACCGGCGCTACAAGCACATGAGCATCAACGTCATCCTGGGACATCTCAAGCGTTTCCTCGAATGGGCGTGTGCCGAGGTCAACCATCCCCTGTGCGAGCTGACCAAGCGCGAACACGCCTTCTATTCCAGATTGTGCCGCAAGAGGGGCGACCTGGAGAACATGAATAGAAAGGTGGCCGAGTACGTGCCCACGATCGGCGAGATGGGACCCCTGATCCGCTGTGCGAAGCATCGGGATGTCGTGAACGGCCTGATCGAACGACCGCGAGCGACCCTGGCCGAATGCAGTATCGACCTGATCCACGCCGCGCTCGCCTGGCCCCTGATCATCAGGGCGGGAGCGAGAACGGGCGTCGTGCGAAACCTGCTCGTCAGCGAAGTGCTGGAGGCGATCGACACGTCCGACGGCGTCATCGTCAAAGTCAAGCAGCACAAGACATCGTCGCTGTACGGTCCCTACCAGATTGGACTAACCGCCACCGAGCACGGCATGCTGGTCAGCTTTATTCGGCACAGGGCATGGAAGTCGGACTACGTTTTCTCGACGAACCGCGGCACGCCCTTTTCCCTGGCCAACATTCAGCGTTTCATGCGGAAATTCTTCGAGCGGTACGACCTGCCCGACTTGCGTATAGCGAGCGTGAGAAAGTTTCTGACCACGCAGGTTCACAGCGCGGGCGACGATCGGATTCAGGAGGCGACCGCGTCGCTGCTCAAGCACAGCGTGAAGACCGCCAAACGCGACTACAAGGCCATGCAGCGCGATCGGCACGCTCTCGACACGGCCAATCACCTGTCGCGAATGTTGCGGGACCAGCTGAAAGAACGGgatgaaaacgacaacaatatcGAGACCGCCGAAGAGGAACctatcaacaatgaaaatatcgTTGATGACGATATCATTATATCTACCGCTACCACTACGGCTGATAGAAATGAAGATATTGCCGACaatttaaatgttaataatagtgttatACCTGGCACTAGTattatccatgataataataataataataatactagtattatccatgataataataacaataataataataatactatggatGAGGATATtcctataatatataaaaaacgtgATAGTAAATTTAAACCTCAACATCTTCTACTCATTAAAAAGGTATTTCAAGGTAACATCAACAAGAGAAGAGTACCAACTCTAAATATAATAGAACAAAGGAGACAGGAACTAGAGGATATTTACAATCATGATGGTTATAATTCCGAAACATTGACTAAAAAAATTTATGAGTCTATAAGGTCACAAATACGACTACGCCATTGACTAAATCTATAAGGTCACAAATACGACtacattaccaataatattatattttgtttaaaataaaaaaattgtgttttatactcttgttttttatttacatatacaatatatatatatatattaacttgatTGACAtacaagttgatgataatgacttttcacgtttatatctttattttatatatatatatattattattatatatatatattattattatatatatacatatatattattattatatatatacatatatattatcattatagaataaTGGTATAGATGGATTATATtagttcactccctccctccctctctcaatcttttccaactatCTATAATTATACCCAACTGCTCTCCATCTTTAACATTGAATTCATTCGTTATCCAGTCTAACATCTTAGATCTTTGTctacctcttgctctttttcctgccatttcagtttccatgatatttttttctatccctccctctcttccaagttCATATCCAATAAAATTCCATTGCGTTAACCTGATCTTATCTATTAACCTGGTCTTATCTAGTAgctgtctttttatttccatcgAGTCCAAAATGTCTTCATCCggcatctttgttttatttatcatttttttataaaaccATATTTCTATTGCTTCAAGCCTTTTTTCCATATGTTTAGTTATCGTCCACGACTCGCATCCATACAACAATACTGGCCATATATAATGgttcaataaaaatattttattttccaggtttagattatttgtataaaatatctcTCTCATGTCCATAAATGCTTTTTTGGCTAAATTGATCCTGTATTTGATATCCGTATCTGATCTACCATCCGATGTTATCCAACTGCCTAAATATTTGAAATGATCCACTTGTTTAATTAGTACTCCGTTTACTGTGACACAACATTCCGGTATATGTACTTTCTTGCTAGTCGCCATCACATGGCATTTCTGGTATTTTATCTTTGATCCCACTCGCTCACTTTCCTTCGTTACAATATCCAATATTCTCTGAAGTTTTTCTTCACTGTCTGCAATCAAAACAATGTTATCTGCATATCTAAAGTTGTTATAGTTCGTCCCCTCTAAATCGACCCCCTCGCATGCCCTTATTTTATCGAGAGCTTCTTCGCTATACATGTTGAATAAATCTGGTGATAACTCacagtctttctttatctctacccaGTCATCCAATTCTCTTTGGAAATTGATGGCAACTTTTTTATCATGGTATAGGCTACTTATTAATTTACGATCTCTTCTATCGATCTCTAGTTTCTCTTGCAATTCTTTCAGTTTATCATACTTTATACAGGTGAACGGCTTCACAtagttcatataacatatatacaagtctttttgtttttcaatggatttttctattaacattctcaaacagaaaattgcatttcttgtttctttttcaaatCTATATCCAAACTGTTCATCTGTGTCCCTTTTTCTAATGATTGTTCTATTCCGAGTAAATATTACTCTTAAAACGATTTTCGTTACATAACTCATTAGAATAATGACTCTGTCAACTTTATCATTTATAGTTTCAGATCTTTTGGGTAGGACCGTGAGGATAGACTCGAGTAGTTCCTCAAAAAGGACTTTCGAATCAtatacataattaacaatatcaacaagctCACAATCTTTTAAAGATTGAATTGTTTCAAGAGAAACATAATCATATAGTATTtcattttccatctctatcttttttattgcatGTTTAATCTCTTTACTCGTTATTGGCCCCTCGATCATATATCTCCTCCATGTTGGTCTTTTTATTGTATTCGCTTCTGAATAAAGACTTGTATTATATTCTGTCCACCTTTTCTTAACTTGGTTTAGCTCTATCAACATTTTGTTGTGATCATCTCTTATCTTCTCACGCTGTTccagatatttttctcttcttgttctataCATCTTTTGAATCTTATCGTTATATaccaattgaatatatatatatatatatctcagtatttAGGAATTTTATATCTTTACCTCTTGGTAATTATACAGTTATTCAATAACCGATATATACTGATCGACAGATAATGAAAAAGGTTCACCCCCTCATTGCTATAGAACTTGTCTTTGATTTGcttgtcatataatatatatatatctatatctatatctattatagttatatggaaatataataatatttatattaatcatacAAATGATTAGTTTCTATATTTACAATATCAGTGAATTCATCCCCAAcctacattacaaatatatttcttaaatctttattatgttcatgtaatttatattacaagcatatttattaaatctttattatattcatttcatttacattacaaatatatgtttttaaatctttattatattcgtgtcatttatattaaatatatgattttaaatcttttattatattcgtgtcatttatattaaatatatgtttttaaatattttagtgtcatttatattaaatatatgattttaaatcttttattatattcgtgtcatttatattaaatatatgtttttatatctttattatattcatgtcaattatattaaaaatacgtttctcaaatctttataatatctatttacttttcataATATGAACCCTTAGGACCATagagtcatatatattcatatattggatATTCCAGTCATATACTGGATattccattaatattatattatctatttttatttcttattatttttcatctggtATTGGTTATTGTAGAGGTCTGcaatctgaaaaaaagagaaatattaaaattgaaagaataatatttatggttatattgcaataataatttatatatatatatatatatatatatatatatatatatatattatatttttggctatgttttcatttttctttacctgtACTGCATTTGTGATTTCTTTAGGATTTTTATCATCACGAATTCTTACAAATCTTGGAAATCTCAAAGAAATGCCCTTTTCTGGATCAACCTAtaagtataaaattaaatatcaccattagaaataatatttgttttttttctaaaatataacaatatctctattaaataattttaatattcgtTAAAACATACCAGTCCTACTGCAGCTTTGTATATAGGTGAAAGGGAAAGATCTGCACACTTAATCTCCCAAACTTTCACAGGCTTAAACCAGTGATCAGGACCAGTACCATTTTCATAACTagaatataatgaagaatatattcatatcaattttttaaaagaaatatatacttgtTCAATTCATACCACAGTAaaaattattcattaaaaaatataaatgatacggTCTATATAATAACCTAAATACAAACCTATAATTAGTCATTGGTTTTTCTACAATGTATTGTTGGAAAAGGGTAGAACATTCTTGTAAATTTTGTTCTGTAAAACCCGTACCAATCTGAAATGTAAAATTGATATTTCAAATATGAATTTCATACTCATTTGTATATCAATATTGAGGctattaagaaaaaacaacatacctTGCACAAAGACTGGAATTTGTCTTTAGTTTCATCATAGCAAGCTACAAGAAACTTTCCATATTGCCCAGTGCGCTTGCCTTGGCCTAAATAGCCTCCAATGACCACAACATCAATTGTATCCCCCATCTGGAATTATTACcagttaatttgtatatatatatatatatatatatatatatatatatatatatatatatatatatatacatgattaaatGACAATCGATGTAATATACAAGAActaacaagtttatatatatatgaaaaaaaaaacatgagacatACTCTATTAAGGTAGTCCTTCTTCAATTTTAACCATTTGTGTGATCGTTTTCCTATATCGTAAATAGCATTCACATCCAGAGATTTGATCATGAGACCCTCACATTTTTCTGaaaattcacatttatatattagcaatagtgattttgataatatgtTGATTTATAATATCATGTTTTCCCATGCGAATGGAATAAAGTAGATTCACCTTTAAGGGATTCCTCCATAAATTCTTCAATATCTTCTGTATTAGTGGAGTCCATATTCTTTGCAAAGAtaaatctcccttctttctctttaaaattATTTCGTAATAGAGTACGACGTATCTCGAATGACTTCTTGACCAGTGATTCGCCATtcagataaagcaaatcaaagggaaatatacatatgtgtactttgagatccttttcattaacaccctgataagtaaaaaaacatatttttttttagattatattcgagttttatatttgtaatattttatgggatttctatatatgtatatataattgtaaagttaaatgtatatattacctttctctttctggtaCTTAGGACTTGGAAGGGTAAGATTTGCTGGTTTTCTTTATCCCAAGCCACAACCTCCGCGTCAATGATACATGATTTAACATCTTTTCCCAATACATTTCTCAAGATGGAAATAACATCGGGATATTTGGTTGTGTTATTTTCTTGATTCctactatatatattgattgtaccATCATCCTTTAAAtggatctgtaatatatatatatatatatatacatatataatataaacgaatagatataaatttaatttaaaaaaggtGGTTATATAAAACAAACTCTAATTTATtagaagtaaacatatatatacctgtgctcTCTCCCCATCATACTTGAATTCACAAGTAAACTTGACATTCTCAAAACGCTTCAAGACTTCAGAAATTCCAGTAGTAGGATGAGCTAACATCGATTTCAATGGAATTCCAGGGGTAAGGGAGCAGTATTTGGGGAGTTCCTCAATCCCTTCGGTTAAAAGGATTGGTATGATCTTATCATATGAAGGGAA
Above is a window of Penaeus chinensis breed Huanghai No. 1 chromosome 19, ASM1920278v2, whole genome shotgun sequence DNA encoding:
- the LOC125035206 gene encoding DNA ligase 1-like; amino-acid sequence: MGGLLNALTEAGYPISRNDLSERNIESSYGNDGVVLTHASEEALCLTLYCALGLLLEKGINVKLSKSKADYLLNFPAVKIEIRPNRENNTILELGLDYDPSKDNYHPINDAFWKQGEETPYMALVNTMKLIEKTNGRLKIIETLANFFRSVIVLSPDDLLCCVYLCLNKIAPAFEGTELGIGENILMRAIAQASRHSIEKIKQDRKQKGDLGIVAEQCHSTERITNMPNLTVKDLFDQLKEIASLAGNDAHGKKIDKIKDIYIACRASESRYLVRSLNGKLRIGLAEKSVLQAIAQANYLTPPGQKYPPNIINAGKTIGSKQLKKQFEKYGTILSTIYNEFPSYDKIIPILLTEGIEELPKYCSLTPGIPLKSMLAHPTTGISEVLKRFENVKFTCEFKYDGERAQIHLKDDGTINIYSRNQENNTTKYPDVISILRNVLGKDVKSCIIDAEVVAWDKENQQILPFQVLSTRKRKGVNEKDLKVHICIFPFDLLYLNGESLVKKSFEIRRTLLRNNFKEKEGRFIFAKNMDSTNTEDIEEFMEESLKEKCEGLMIKSLDVNAIYDIGKRSHKWLKLKKDYLNRMGDTIDVVVIGGYLGQGKRTGQYGKFLVACYDETKDKFQSLCKIGTGFTEQNLQECSTLFQQYIVEKPMTNYSYENGTGPDHWFKPVKVWEIKCADLSLSPIYKAAVGLVDPEKGISLRFPRFVRIRDDKNPKEITNAVQIADLYNNQYQMKNNKK